The genomic interval CGCCGATGGTGATCTCCGAGACGGCGTTCGTGAAATACCCGCCGCCCGTGCCCTCGTAGCTCTCCACAATTGTGGCCGTCGCGCCCTCGCCCGCGACAATCAGGTTGCGCGGGAAAATCGCTGCCGGACCGCCGTCGAAGTGCGCGAGAAACACGATGTGAATCGGCCGCTCGACCTGAACGCCCGCGTCGATCGCCAGCAGCGCGCCGTCGGTCATGAATGCGGAGTTGAGCGCGGGAAACGGAGCGGTCCGCAGATCGATCAGGCGGCCCAGCGCCTCGGCCGTGAAGGGATCGTCGCCATCGATCGCCGACGCGAGGTTCACGAGACGCACGCCGCGGGGAAGCCCGGACGCATCCGACAGCTCCGCGGAGAATCGTCCGTTCACGAAGACGAGCCGATGGGCCTCGAATCCGCCGAGCAGGGCGGAGGCGACCAGCGCGTCCGGCGCACCGACGGATAGCGGGTGCTCGGGCGGCGTGAAGTCCGATTTTGCGATGACGTCCACGTTGGTGTGCCGCCACTCCTCAATGCGCTTCGTCGGAAATCCGAGAGACGAAAACACCTCGAACCCCGCGTCGCGCCGGTTCTGCGCCCAACCCGGCTCGCGGGCGGCGACGAGACCCTTGAGGCGCGGATACGAATCCTGAAATCGATCGAGCGCGTTCATGAGGACCTCACGACGCCGCCGGCGCGGCCGCGCCGTTTTCGATCCACGCGTAACCCTTTTCTTCCAGCTCATGGGCGAGTTCCGGTCCGCCCGAGCGCTGGATTCGACCGTCCACCATGACGTGAACGACGTCGGGCTCGATGTAGTTGAGCAGACGCTGATAGTGCGTGATGACGACGATGGCGCGATCCGGACCGCGCATCTGGTTCACGCCCGCGGCGACGATGCGCAGCGCGTCGATGTCGAGCCCCGAGTCGGTCTCGTCGAGAATCGCGAGGCTGGGTTCCAAAACGCTCATCTGAAAGATGTCGTTGCGCTTCTTTTCGCCGCCGGAAAATCCCTGGTTGACCGCGCGGGACAAGAAGCTCGAATCCATGTCGAGCATCTTCATTTTCTCCTTGACGAGCACGAGGAAATCCGCGGCGTCGAGTTCCTCAAGCCCTTTGTGGCGGCGCACCGCGTTGAGCGCGTTTTTGAGGAAGTACGAGGTTGAAACCCCCGGAATCTCGACGGGATACTGGAACGCCATGAACAGGCCCTCGCGGGCGCGCTCCTCCGTGGCGAGTTCCAGCAGGTCAGTGCCGTGGAAGCGCACCTCGCCCTCGGTAACGGTGTAAGTCTCGCGCCCGGCGAGCACCTGGGCCAGCGTGCTTTTGCCCGTGCCGTTCGGCCCCATGATCGCGTGCACCTCTCCCGGCTTCACGGTCAGGTTCACGCCCTTCAGAATTTTTCGCCCCGCCACCTCGGCGTGCAGATTCCGGATCTCGAGCATCGAATCGTCCTTCCCCTTCATGCGCGCGGGAGTGACCCGCCCGGCGCGCGCGTGCAAATTCCGTTCAGCCGACGCTGCCCTCGAGGCTCACGCCGAGCAGTTTTTGCGCTTCGACCGCGAACTCCATCGGCAGCTCGCGGAAGACTTCCTTGCAGAATCCATTGACGATCAGGCCCACCGCATCCTCGGTCGATAGACCCCGCTGCCGCAGATAGAAAATCTGATCCTCGCTGATCTTCGACGTGGTGGCCTCGTGCTCCACCTGCCCCGAGGGATTCGACACGTCGATGTACGGAAACGTGTGCGCGCCGCACTTGTCGCCGATCAGCAGCGAGTCGCACTGCGAATAGTTGCGCGCGTTTTCGGCGCCCTTCGCGATGAAGACCTGCCCGCGATAGGTGTTCTGACCGAATCCCGCCGAGATGCCCTTCGAGACGATCGTGCTCTTCGTGTTGCGGCCGACGTGCACCATCTTCGTCCCGGTATCGGCCTGCTGGCGATTGTTCGCGAGGGCGACCGAGTAAAACTCGCCCACCGAGTTGTCGCCCTGCAGAATGCAGCTCGGGTACTTCCACGTGATCGCGGAGCCGGTCTCCACCTGCGTCCACGAGATCTTCGCGCACTCGAACGCCTTGCCGCGGTTGGTCACGAAGTTGTAAATGCCGCCCTTGCCGTCCTTGTCGCCGGGATACCAGTTCTGCACGGTCGAATACTTGATCGTGGCCCCGGGCAGCGCCACGAGTTCGACGACCGCCGCGTGGAGCTGGTTCTCGTCGCGCATCGGCGCGGTGCAGCCTTCCAGATAGCTGACCGTCGCCCCCTCGTCGGCGACGAGCAGCGTGCGTTCGAACTGTCCCGTGTTCGCCGCGTTGATGCGGAAATACGTGGACAGTTCCATGGGGCAGCGCACGCCCTTGGGAATGAAGCAGAACGAGCCGTCGGAAAAGACCGCCGAGTTGAGCGCGGCGAAGTAGTTGTCGTGGATGGGAACGACGGAGCCCAGGTACTTCTCCACGAGATCAGGGTGCTCCAACACCGCCTCGGAGAACGAGCAAAAGATGATGCCCAGCTCCATCAGCTTGTCGCGAAAGGTCGTCGCCACGCTGACGCTGTCGAAAACCGCGTCCACGGCGATCCCCGAAAGGCGCATCTGTTCGACGAGTGAGATGCCGAGCTTGTCGTAGGTGCGCCGGATTTCGGGATCGATGTCCTCGAGACTCTTCGGCTTGTCCGCATCGCCCATGCCCTTGGGGGCGGAAAAATAGGAGATCGCCTGATAGTCGATCGGCGCGATGCGCAGATGCGCCCAGTCGGGCTGCTCCATCTTGAGCCACGCGCGATATGCCTTCAGGCGGTAGTTGAGCAGGAATTCGGGCTCGCCTTTTTTCTTCGAAATCAGCCGAACCACATCTTCGTTCAGCCCCGGCGGGAACTGGTCCGCCTCGACGTCGCTGACGAAGCCCCACTTGTATTCCTGGCTGATCCGTTCCTGGATGACATCGGTTGGACTCGACATGGTCTCTCCCGCGCGTATGGCCGCCGTGCTTCTTTACGAGGCGTGCGCCTCGGACAGTTGCTCCAGCGCTTTCAAAAAATTCGCCGTCGGGCCGCAGTTCGCCCCGTCCCCCACCATCTCGGCGATCGTCACCCGCGCCAGCGCGTCCTGGACCACCTGATTGATCCGCTGCCAATTGGGACGCACCGGGCAGTGCTGCGTGTTCTCGCACTCGCTCTCGCGCCCCCGGTCGTCCACCGAGACGCAGTGCGTCATCGAGATGGGGCCTTCGAGCGCCGCGATCACGCGCGCCACGCTGATGTCCGTGGGAGGAACGGCGAGGCTGTAGCCGCCCTTCGCCCCGCGCTGCGACTCCAGCAAACCGTCTTTTGCCAGCAATTTCAGGATCTTGCTGACCATCGGCACCGGCAACCGCGTGAGCGACGCGAGATCCTTTGCCGCAAAACTCGCGCCGGGCGCCTGCCCGACGTACTGCGTCAGCAGGACGATGCCGTAGTCGGTTTGTCTTGTGATTCTCAGCATTTGGCGTTGCCCAAGCCGCGTCGTGAACCAATACAGGACTGTTTTAGTCCGATATGGCCGATATTTAGTCCCCCCGCGTCGACTTGTCAACGGAAAATTCTATGCGCCGCGTCAGGGCAGGGTGCGCGAGAATCCGTTTGCCGCTGCGAGTGACCGGCGACGGAAAAATGCGCTATCGTGCGACGTACCGCATCTGGAGTTGAAAATGGATCTGGGTTTGAAGGGGAAAACCGCGCTCGTGTGCGCGGCGAGCAAGGGAATGGGCCGCGCGTGCGCGCTGGAGTTCGCCGCGGAGGGCGCGAATCTGGTGATCTGCGCGCGCGGCGAGCAGCGGCTCGCGCAAACGGCGGACGAGGCTCGCGCGCTCGGCGTCGAAGTCGAGTCGATCGTCGCCGACATGACGAGCGCTGACGACCGCCGCCGCCTGTTCGACTCGGCGATCCGCCGATTCGGGCGCGTGGACATCCTCGTGAACAACGCCGGCGGTCCGCCGCCGGGATCGTGGACGCAGTTCGACCTCGACGCTTATCGTTCGGCGGTGGAACTCTCGATGCTGTCATCCATCGACATGACGCACCTCGTCCTGCCCGGCATGATCCGGCGCGGCTGGGGGCGCATCGTGAACATCACGTCGATCGCCGTGAAGCAGCCGGTGATCGGATTGATCCTGAGCAACACCGCGCGCACGGGGCTAATCGGGTTCGCCAAGACCGTCGCGACCGAGGTCGCCGCGCGCGGCGTGACGGTCAACAACGTCTGCCCGGGCATCGTGCTGACCGACCGGATGCGCGAACTGCTCGGCGGCGACGCGACGATCGATATGAAGCCCGAGGGCGACGGCGCGGCCGCGCGGCTGATTCGCGACACGCCCGTGGGGCGGATGGCGACCCCAGAAGAGGTTTCCGCGCTCGTGGCGTTTCTCGTGTCGGAGCGCGCATCGTTCATCACGGGCGTGAGCATCGCCGTGGACGGCGGCGCGGCCCGCGCGCTGTTTTAGACCAAATCGTCATGCGTACCATCGATCTTCCCGCCGCGCTGGAACGTTTCCCGTTGCTGCGCGATTTCGCGACTGCCGCGCGCGACGCCGA from Deltaproteobacteria bacterium carries:
- a CDS encoding SUF system Fe-S cluster assembly regulator, producing MLRITRQTDYGIVLLTQYVGQAPGASFAAKDLASLTRLPVPMVSKILKLLAKDGLLESQRGAKGGYSLAVPPTDISVARVIAALEGPISMTHCVSVDDRGRESECENTQHCPVRPNWQRINQVVQDALARVTIAEMVGDGANCGPTANFLKALEQLSEAHAS
- a CDS encoding SDR family oxidoreductase, with protein sequence MDLGLKGKTALVCAASKGMGRACALEFAAEGANLVICARGEQRLAQTADEARALGVEVESIVADMTSADDRRRLFDSAIRRFGRVDILVNNAGGPPPGSWTQFDLDAYRSAVELSMLSSIDMTHLVLPGMIRRGWGRIVNITSIAVKQPVIGLILSNTARTGLIGFAKTVATEVAARGVTVNNVCPGIVLTDRMRELLGGDATIDMKPEGDGAAARLIRDTPVGRMATPEEVSALVAFLVSERASFITGVSIAVDGGAARALF
- the sufB gene encoding Fe-S cluster assembly protein SufB — protein: MSSPTDVIQERISQEYKWGFVSDVEADQFPPGLNEDVVRLISKKKGEPEFLLNYRLKAYRAWLKMEQPDWAHLRIAPIDYQAISYFSAPKGMGDADKPKSLEDIDPEIRRTYDKLGISLVEQMRLSGIAVDAVFDSVSVATTFRDKLMELGIIFCSFSEAVLEHPDLVEKYLGSVVPIHDNYFAALNSAVFSDGSFCFIPKGVRCPMELSTYFRINAANTGQFERTLLVADEGATVSYLEGCTAPMRDENQLHAAVVELVALPGATIKYSTVQNWYPGDKDGKGGIYNFVTNRGKAFECAKISWTQVETGSAITWKYPSCILQGDNSVGEFYSVALANNRQQADTGTKMVHVGRNTKSTIVSKGISAGFGQNTYRGQVFIAKGAENARNYSQCDSLLIGDKCGAHTFPYIDVSNPSGQVEHEATTSKISEDQIFYLRQRGLSTEDAVGLIVNGFCKEVFRELPMEFAVEAQKLLGVSLEGSVG
- the sufC gene encoding Fe-S cluster assembly ATPase SufC yields the protein MLEIRNLHAEVAGRKILKGVNLTVKPGEVHAIMGPNGTGKSTLAQVLAGRETYTVTEGEVRFHGTDLLELATEERAREGLFMAFQYPVEIPGVSTSYFLKNALNAVRRHKGLEELDAADFLVLVKEKMKMLDMDSSFLSRAVNQGFSGGEKKRNDIFQMSVLEPSLAILDETDSGLDIDALRIVAAGVNQMRGPDRAIVVITHYQRLLNYIEPDVVHVMVDGRIQRSGGPELAHELEEKGYAWIENGAAAPAAS
- the sufD gene encoding Fe-S cluster assembly protein SufD encodes the protein MNALDRFQDSYPRLKGLVAAREPGWAQNRRDAGFEVFSSLGFPTKRIEEWRHTNVDVIAKSDFTPPEHPLSVGAPDALVASALLGGFEAHRLVFVNGRFSAELSDASGLPRGVRLVNLASAIDGDDPFTAEALGRLIDLRTAPFPALNSAFMTDGALLAIDAGVQVERPIHIVFLAHFDGGPAAIFPRNLIVAGEGATATIVESYEGTGGGYFTNAVSEITIGAGANVDHYRLQRESHDAFHVSLTQVDQGAGSVYANHSLSLGGRLVRNDINAMMGGDRIETYLNGLFVADGQRHVDHHTQVDHAQPNGHSNEKYKGILGGRATGVFRGRIHVHPDAQKTDAYQNNKNLLLTRDATVHTKPQLEIYADDVKCSHGATVGQLDEEAIFYLRSRGVGRNDARMILVRAFAGEILANIKVAALREHLESSMEQWMPIDQTVERA